In the Candidatus Eremiobacterota bacterium genome, one interval contains:
- the wecB gene encoding UDP-N-acetylglucosamine 2-epimerase (non-hydrolyzing), producing the protein MKIVSIVGARPQFVKVAAVSRALQGHFQDILVHTGQHYDHGMSAIFFEELGIAAPQYHLGIGSGTHGSQTGQMLAAIEEVLLKENPGAVIVYGDTNSTLAGALAAVKLHIPLAHVEAGLRSFNKKMPEEVNRRLTDHASDLLFCPTVTAVENLAHEGIEKGVHLTGDVMYDALLYHSRPGRERSAILKTLSLAPKAYLLATIHRAENTDDPGRLGALIEALAKAGERLVLPLHPRTRETLKGTPRAKRLEEAPHITVTEPLGYLDMLALERHARLILTDSGGVQKEAYLFGVPCITLRDETEWVETVASGANVLTGADTEKILAALGTHRAGAGAFPPVYGDGRASEKIAALMAGIHGEAP; encoded by the coding sequence GTGAAAATCGTTTCCATCGTAGGCGCCCGCCCCCAGTTTGTGAAGGTCGCCGCCGTGAGCCGCGCCCTCCAGGGGCATTTCCAGGATATCCTGGTCCACACGGGCCAGCACTATGATCACGGCATGTCGGCCATCTTCTTCGAGGAGCTCGGCATCGCCGCGCCGCAGTATCATCTCGGCATCGGCTCCGGCACCCATGGGAGCCAGACAGGCCAGATGCTCGCCGCCATCGAGGAAGTCCTCTTAAAGGAAAACCCCGGTGCCGTCATCGTTTATGGCGACACCAACTCCACTCTTGCGGGAGCCCTCGCGGCCGTGAAGCTCCATATCCCCCTCGCCCACGTGGAAGCAGGTCTCAGGAGCTTCAATAAGAAAATGCCCGAAGAGGTGAACCGCCGCCTCACCGACCACGCATCGGACCTTCTCTTCTGTCCCACGGTGACGGCTGTCGAGAACCTCGCCCATGAAGGCATTGAAAAAGGCGTCCATCTCACCGGCGACGTGATGTATGACGCCCTTCTCTACCATTCCCGCCCGGGGAGGGAGCGCTCCGCCATCCTCAAGACCCTCTCCCTGGCCCCCAAAGCGTACCTTCTCGCCACGATCCACCGTGCCGAGAACACCGACGACCCCGGGCGCCTCGGGGCTCTCATCGAAGCCCTCGCAAAAGCCGGTGAGCGCCTCGTGCTCCCCCTGCATCCCCGCACGAGGGAGACCCTCAAAGGTACCCCTCGTGCGAAGCGCCTCGAAGAAGCGCCCCACATTACCGTCACCGAGCCCCTCGGCTACCTTGACATGCTCGCCCTCGAGCGCCACGCCCGCCTTATCCTCACCGACTCGGGAGGCGTGCAGAAAGAGGCATACCTCTTCGGAGTCCCCTGCATCACCTTGAGAGACGAGACCGAGTGGGTAGAGACGGTGGCATCGGGCGCCAACGTCCTCACGGGCGCCGACACGGAAAAAATCCTCGCCGCCCTCGGAACCCACCGCGCCGGCGCGGGAGCTTTCCCTCCCGTTTATGGCGACGGGAGGGCCTCGGAAAAAATCGCCGCCCTTATGGCGGGCATTCACGGGGAGGCGCCCTGA
- a CDS encoding nucleotide sugar dehydrogenase — translation MQGTDTTLIEELKRKIASKEAVVSVIGAGYVGLPLALGYARKGFKVTAIDDNAEKVKLLSEGVNYITPEEDLKEPVAAGNLKATTDYGVLRKSDIITICVPTPLTKHKEPDISYVVAVTEQIKKYLRPGHLVVLESTTYPGTTEEVILPRLASTGLTVGKDFFLAFSPERVDPGNPTYNTYNTPKIIGGVSAACTELTKLLYEQIIEVVHTTKSPKEAEMVKLLENIFRCVNIALVNEMALLCKKMGIDIWEVIEKASTKPFGFMAFQPGPGLGGHCIPIDPFYLTWKAREYDFHTKFIELAGEINDQMPYHIVLMTIDALASKGKVMKGAKILLLGAAYKKDIDDHRESPSLKIINLLEERGALVEYNDEFIPRIKVKSGTKHSVPWKDPGGYDCVIVATDHSYYDYGHVVEKARAVVDTRNATGQRGNPKVFIL, via the coding sequence ATGCAAGGCACCGACACGACCCTTATTGAAGAGTTGAAGAGAAAGATCGCTTCCAAGGAGGCCGTGGTGAGCGTCATCGGCGCGGGCTACGTGGGCCTCCCCCTGGCGCTCGGCTATGCCCGCAAGGGGTTCAAGGTCACGGCCATCGACGACAACGCCGAGAAGGTGAAGCTTCTCTCCGAGGGCGTCAACTATATCACGCCCGAGGAGGACCTCAAGGAGCCTGTGGCGGCGGGGAACCTCAAGGCCACCACTGATTATGGCGTGCTCCGGAAGAGCGATATAATCACCATCTGTGTCCCCACACCGCTCACCAAGCACAAGGAGCCTGACATCTCTTATGTGGTGGCCGTGACGGAGCAGATCAAGAAATATCTTCGTCCGGGGCACCTCGTGGTGCTTGAGAGCACCACGTACCCGGGCACCACCGAGGAGGTCATCCTCCCAAGGCTTGCCTCTACGGGACTCACTGTGGGGAAGGATTTTTTCCTCGCCTTCTCACCGGAGCGTGTGGACCCGGGGAATCCCACTTATAACACGTACAATACGCCTAAGATCATCGGCGGCGTTTCGGCGGCGTGCACGGAGCTCACCAAACTCCTCTATGAGCAGATCATCGAGGTGGTCCACACGACGAAGTCGCCGAAGGAAGCCGAGATGGTGAAGCTTCTCGAAAATATTTTCAGATGCGTCAACATCGCCCTGGTGAATGAAATGGCGCTGCTCTGTAAGAAGATGGGCATCGATATCTGGGAGGTCATCGAGAAGGCCTCGACGAAGCCTTTCGGCTTCATGGCCTTCCAGCCGGGGCCTGGCCTCGGCGGCCACTGCATCCCCATCGACCCCTTCTATCTCACATGGAAGGCCAGGGAGTATGACTTTCACACTAAGTTCATTGAGCTTGCCGGCGAAATCAACGATCAGATGCCTTACCACATCGTGCTGATGACCATTGACGCCCTCGCATCCAAGGGAAAAGTAATGAAGGGGGCGAAGATCCTGCTCCTGGGAGCCGCCTACAAGAAGGATATTGATGATCACCGCGAGTCGCCGTCCCTGAAGATTATCAATCTGCTTGAGGAGCGGGGTGCCCTGGTGGAGTACAATGACGAGTTTATCCCCCGGATCAAGGTGAAGAGCGGGACAAAGCACTCGGTGCCCTGGAAGGACCCCGGCGGCTACGACTGCGTCATCGTCGCAACAGACCATTCGTATTATGACTACGGGCACGTGGTGGAGAAAGCCCGCGCCGTCGTGGACACGAGGAACGCCACGGGCCAGAGGGGCAACCCCAAGGTTTTTATCCTGTAG